TAAACAACACATTTTGGTGTTGCTGGGAGAAAATCAAAATGGCACTCTACCTCCCATTTGTTGAAAGGGGAACACAATCCACTGAGATTTTTTCTCATGAAAGCCACATAGAAGTCCAATTCAATACCCCATCTCTTGTAATCCCAAATCTTCTGCCTATGAACATTATCGGACACCCTTATATTTTGAATTTTCACTCAAATAATTTTGAACAAGGTGTTTCTTCGGCTTTAGCTCTTTGAACAACTTTGTTCAGGGCTGGTGGGAAGCCTATATAAAttacccccaaaaaaataaaaaccaggccaAACATGTGTAGTGGGATTCTGGCACAAACAGTCCTCAAAGCCAGACAGCCCTCCCTCAACACCTTTGCGTTTGTGCACACATCCCAGCCCAAAACTAAAATAACCCCCGCCAAAAagcttgcaaaataaataagcagCACACAACTAATACGAAGGCAGAGTAAAAGCACACACTTATAAATATAACACAGAGCAACAAGTTTGGATAAGGTAGAAGTCTTGTTCCAATGGAACCTGACCATCAGCACCAAGTGCAGCAAGAAGGCTCCAAAGGTGGAATAACGGAAAACGGAGTTTACGTCACAGCCTGTGAAACTTCTGCTTGGCTTCCAATGCCAGGAAGTGGCAAGGTACAATGAAAGCAGAAATTAGGGGAGTGAGAGATGGAGCTTAGTAATGTACCGCACTCCTGTGATAAGCAAGGCTGCCCCTAGTGGATTCTCAGAAGCAGAGATACAGCCATACATGCTGAATATCATCACTACCCTTTATTAATGAACATCCAGCAGGAACTTCTCCTGTGCAGACTTCATGGATGCTAACAGGAGCTGCACAAAAAAAAGATCCTGGTTATTTTAGTAAGGAAAGCTTCCCAGTGGACTACAAGCCATGGGTCAGGTCTTTCTTCCATGGGGCAGCTGCCTCATGGCAAGATTCCTTTGCTAGAGGCACACAGAGGGAACAGGAGGGGTGCGTGATGGTGGCAGAagtaggggaggagggagagaagagcgAGGAGGAACAGGGGCTCAGACAAGTGTGGCAAGGGATCATCTCCCAATTCCCAAAGCAAGTAATATCCAAGCACACCTTAACGCTACAAGTAATGCCAATTAAGCAACTCTTCTTTCCCCACCAACCCCCTTGTTAATAAACCAATCACGTTTCCAATGTCAGATAAAACCGTTATATTATTCAGGTAGTCGATTCAGTTCCTCATGGtacagtattgggggggggggaggagtgaggCAGGCAGAGGAAGACAATCATCCTAAAACCACCAGACTTTGAGGACTACAATCCTGAAAGGAAGTTTTCTGAGCATGGCTAAAAGGTTGGGAGCTGATGTGCATCCTGTCCTCAATGTAAAGGGGAACTATGCATCTTGATTATAATGTAGGGACATCCTGGAAGTTAAATAACCAAGGAGACCTGGTTTAGACACAGTGACTCCAACAGCACCCTGTAGGAAGCAAGCCACTatatttgtatttgtgtgtgtgtgtgtgtgtgtgtctatgaacCACCTTTTGCAAGCCAAGCTAAAAGCTCTGCATTCATCCAGAAtcaccttcttttttaaaaaataggacaaTATGGGACCTATGTAATGGATGTAGCTCCAAAACTGGTTATTCtacatttccttgacctctgttCTCAAAAGGACTTATGCCTTCTGATTGTTCTTCACCTCTACTGCCGTCTGCCATCAGTGTCAATGTGGAAGGAGTTGGTGAAAGGGTGTAGAGAGCTGTACAGACCTCCGCCAATGTAGCTTCATTGTTTTAAACTAAGCTACAGCTCCTTCTAGTGGACATTTCATTAAAAGAATGAGCtcgtgccttttaaaaaatacagatagaTAGGACTTGCAGTTCTGTATCCCGCCCCCCAAATGAAGTACAGGTGCCTCTGTGGCACTAAGCTATCTGAAGTCCCTTTTAATTAGCCATGCTTTGATTTTCTCTTATTGACTTTGATGGTTCTCAGGTTGTTAAAATTCACCTAACTCCAACCAATCAAGAAAGGAAGCTGCTTAAGACCTCACTGCTGATGGCAAGCCTCATTTGTGGCCCCTGCTGATTTCTGCTCTTGGCCGGCAGAGGTTTAAAAGCCCATGTTAGTACAAAGGCTACTCTGGCTAGAAAAAATGTGATGGCCTGAGACACTTCACCTCATTCCCACCTTCCTGTATATCCTTTTTCTAAGCTTCTCCCCAAAAATTTCTAGTCTGGAGCAGGAATTGAATGTAGTGTTATGGCAATAATTCAGTTTGTTGGACTGAATGACCCCTCTCTTCTACCCTCCCgcatgctgttctggggattctcctgACCCCTCAGAGCAAATTTCAGGGGGTGTGGAGGAGGGAATGGGAAGCCCTGTTGTGCAGGCAGATGTCCTTATGCAGGTTTCCACAGCAGAACTAGTTAGTTGAAACCCACCCTGGGGATTTAAGCCACAGCTAGCTGTGAATTAAGGCAGGCAAATGAACACATGGGGGGGGCAGAACAGGGCACACTGTGGCACCCCCAACATTAAGAGAGAGGGGGTAAGGGGGAGTCTCAAAATAATTTGCCACTGAATCTAGGAATTGCACATCTAAAATGGAAACCGAACCCTAACACTGGAGTTAAAATGTTTCCAGTGGCACAGCCTATTCAGGTATCAACTCTCAATAATCAAACAGTTTTAAGACAGGGTCACAAGTGATTTGGTTTCCAGTTTAACCTAGAAACAGAAAGAATGGAGATTCAAGAatcaaaacactttttctctatCAAGAGGCAAACACTACTACCATTTGCTAATATTTGACTTCAGATTAATGCATTAAGACTAGAAGCAGCTTGAGTTCTCTCTGTCTAATGATACAGAATCTGTTGCTACATGTTCCAGTGCAATCCTGCCCTGCAAGCTAAAGATGCATAGAGAAACCATTGTTAAGAATTTGGCAACCTGCGTTTAAATAAGAAAGCCAGTTAGAGAGACTGGAAACAAAACCCACCTGACCAGGCAATGGCTGTTTTTACAGCAAGCAAATCTTGGATGATACATCAGCTGAGGAGATCGCTAGTTAAGAGAAAGTGTGTGAGCCGGACACAAGGTATTACTTACCCAAGAGCAAGATCTATAAGGGCACTGTGGCATCAAGACTCCATTCAACTCTCCCAATCCACTCTTTTACTAGACTCTTGATTCCCCGCGAGTATTTAATTCACAAAAGACCACTGAGATGGCCCAATTTAAAAAAGGACAACCTGTTCGGATTAAAAATCGGCCAGTAAGGGCAATGGGGTGTTACAAGTCCACTGTTAAACACACCAAGCATATTTTTTCAAGGCTGCGAGTTCAGTTCTTAAAAAGCGCTTTCAAGCTAAAACAGAAAGGCAATATTAGAGGAATGAACAAAATTATAGAGAAAataaagtgcttttaaaaaacccaaatggGCAAAAACATTTGAATAACTCAGCTTAAAAGGCAAGTTTTTGCAGAGAGGCGTATGTGCAGGGAAATTAAGGTCACATCAAGATTCAGCATTTAAAAATGCCTTTGGCAAACCTGCCCAGAACGGAAGAGACCAGGTTACAGAAGGGTCAGAAATCAATCTTGATTGCTTAGTGACCAACATTCTAAGGAGGACATTACTAAGTGGGTAGATAAGAGGGGGAAATGCATGTCAAGTATTGACtaggaggagggaaaggggctAACAGAGTGTAAAACCTGGCTGCTCCAGGGTAGATCTTCCTAGGAAGATAATTAGCACTTGGAAGGGTAGGAGGCACAGGAGATAGATGGAACATCTCTGCCAAGATATTTGCACAAAGAGATAGATAAAAACAGAGTACATTTGACACAGAAGGTGTATTGAGTGGGACAATCCAACTTAGCCGCTCCAGGCCACCTCCCATGAAGATTACTGTAGAGCTGAGACCAAGCCGGATTACTCATTGTTCACCCTTCCACATCAGTGCTTGCACCATAATGGCAGCAGGGAACCAGTCCCCACAtgtcaagagaagaaaaggggtggggtgtggggtCACAACGCGGCAGGAGATTCAGCCGCTGCCTCATCACCCTCTTCAGAGTCCCagacttcagactgcaggtagtTGGCAAAGAGGGCCTTGGCGCGATGAAGGATCTTGTTCAGGTTGTGACGACGGACCAAGCGGTCAAAATGCATGGCCAGCTCATTGTAGTCCATGTTGTTCTTGATGATATGGTCTCGGTGCTCCAGGAGGATGGCGAGGCACAGGAAGAGCACAAAGGGGTTGCCTCTGCCAAACTCCTGCGGGGGTGGCAGGCTGACTGCAGCAACAGGAGAAGGGGCAGCAGTTCCacgggagggagaggaaggggtgTGAACCACAGAGTCCCCCTTCTCCTCATCCGACTGGCTTTCCTCATTGCCGTTGGTTGAGGAGGAGGCTGAGTCTCGCGAGGGTGGAGTCAAGGCCCGAAGGGATGGAGCAGAAAAGGACTTGGCCACGTTAGTTGTCTGGATCAATGGATCCTGCTCATTGCTACAGTCCTCGTCCTCTTCTACTGAGCGCTGAAATCTGGGCGATGGGTCATCCTCTGAGCTGTCCTCATTATGAGTGCTGTAATACTTGAACTCCCCAAAGCTAGACTGTTTCACTAGTGTCTTCTCATCAGAAACTGCCCCTTGGCAGGGTTGGTCCCCAGCTGCCTCAAAACTGCAAGCTGGACGCAACATGTGTCTCCTTCGAACAGGCTGGCTGCTGTCTCCGGGCCTGGCCGGCGGGCCCACCAACTCCACTTCCTTCTCAGGAGGGTCGGGAGGAAAGGAGCTCCAGGTGACCTCCAGCATGCGCAAGGCATCCTCAAAGGCAAACTCACGCTTGAGTTCCAGCAGCAGCCAGCGATAGCAGAAGAAGAGGTCATCGGCGCCCCGGGAAAGGAGGTAGGAGTAGAACTCTGGGTCTGAATGGCGGAGGAGAAGCTTGAGGTGGGAGAACTTCACCGACATGACTTCACCATCCACCTGGAAATTGCCCTCCAGGCGTTTCATGATGCCACAGAAGCAGATGAAGGCGTGAGCTTCGTTGTCCATGACAGCCAGAATGGGGGAGGCGATGTCACTCATGCCCTGGCAATAGGAGATTTGTGGGTGGGTGACGGCATAGGTGGTCAAGAGGTCGTGCAGGGCTGTCAGGTGGGGGTTGTCATCTGAGCCTGCGTAGTAGGGATGGGTGCGATCTGTTCGCAGAACGTCCTTCAGCACGTTGCTGCGAATGAAGTCCAGGTCCTCGGGGCTGGCGCGAGCTTCCCACTCCCCCTTCAGCTGCTCGTACTCCCGAGTCTTCCGCTTCATGTAATCCATGCGCTCCTGACCCGTCAACCCATCAGGATAGACATTTAGCAAGTATCGCCAAACCACCTGTGGGAAACAGGGAGGATGACTCAACACCAGAACAGCTTTTCCCATCAATGGCAACAAGCTGAAGGATCAGTTACAGGAAGACACCCGCCCTCAGAGCAGCAGACATGCATCCATGCCAAGGTCAAGACAAATGGCCTCAGAGTGGGAGCAAAGGGAAAGAAGCCTTGCCCTGGCCCCCTTAACCACATGCCTGTCTCTCGAGGCAGAAAACTGACCTCCAGAACCCCCATCCCCACCTTGCGTAGAGAGGGCTCAACTCCACCGTGGAAAATTCGGAGACGCAGCTCTGCAGGTCTTGTCAGCTGCCCTTCATGGTTCAGGTACGTGTGGAATTCGGAGTCGCTCAGCGGGGGCTTGAAAGGTTTGACGTCCTCGCCATAGGACCAGCTGAGTGCTTGTTGAACCTTAGACAGGGTCCTGCCCACCTGCCAGTTGACAAAAGTAAAGCTGAGGTCAGAAAGTAACCTGTACGCAACCATGCTCAAAAGAAAGAACTTGTAACTTCTACAGCAGGAGCTCAGTAACTTAAAACACAAAGGTAAGAGAACAGGCAAGCCGCCTCAGACATTGTATATACGTCTGTAGTTATATCTTGGCTTTAGGGTCACCTCTGTAGCTTAGGAGAGGGAGTTAATCTTCTGAGCCAAAAAAGCTGGTATGGAGACAAACTGGATCTTTTGTGGTTCATGAATAGAGCTAGGCTGGAAGATAATGGAAGTTAGAACTAGTTTCTTTCCTCTGCCTCTTTCCATCCAAGGATGGAAATATCCTGGATATTTGTTTGTGGAACATCACATCATGAAAGTCAAAAGAATCACCCTCTTAGGGCTTACCTGGGAGATGATGGACTGAGTGAAGggcagggctgctgctgccagagaCCGCTTCTCCACCAGCAGCAGGTCGGTACTGATCACATCCTTGGGGCTGATGATGTCCCAGTCTTCTAGCAGGGGGCCTAAGAGAATATGGCAATGACATGAGCCAACTCCTCAAGCCCTGTGCCTGCCATTCCCACCACCCAGCATAATTTCACAGGGTCAAATCTCACTGCGTGTTGAGAAGTGCTACAGAAAGGACACAAACAAAATAATCATGCTGTGTATAcctcactttaaaaagaaaaaaagagcataAAGCAAAGTTCCATGATCTGTATAAATGATGAAAACAAAGTATTAACATTTACACATTCTTGCTTATTTTACATAATTCTGCTTCTGCCGTGAAGGGTCAATTCTGCTTCTGCTGGATAATAATCCAGCATAATCACATGCTTGAAAACAATAATATGTATCAAAAAGCCCTAGAAATTTGCTTTGAAAAGAAGGATGAGTTACAGGGAACTGGATTCTACAGTCAGTACCAAATTCTGCACTCGCGTGTTGCAAACACAGAATCCACAAACTCTGAAAAACGGTTTGGGCTGCTTTGCATGCCACCCATAAACGGGAGTGATCAAAGTGCACTCTATAAAAAGGCAACAGGGAGTTCTAAAGTAAACTGAGAAATATACAATAGCCAGAGTTGGAAAGGTATATGGGAGGGTGGGGAAACATAGTCAATCCCCCCTCTTCAGCCCTAAGATTTTTTTCCCTCAGAGTCTCCAGTAAATTGATGCTTCATTCTGTACCTAAATCAACATCAAGTGATTCAAATCACTCCTTTCTTTACAGCAGCAATCAGGTAACATTTCTACAAGAGAAAACAACACTGGCAGAGAAGACAAAAGAACTGAATTCCTTGGACACGTCCATAACATAAGGAGCCAAGTGAGGACTTGAGATGGGGCCAAGCGGTGCAAGGACTGGAACCAGGACTCCCAGCTCTCttgttcagtgtgtgtgtgtgtgtgtgtgtgtgtgtgtgtgtgtgtgtgtgttacttacTATCCTCTGAGGGCTTGATGTCTATCTTGAGCTGCAAGTAAGGCTTGGAGGCTCCAGCAAAGGCCATGCCCAGATCCCAATCTGACATCAGTGACAAATATGATTCTTGGCCTTGCTTATCTCGGCCCAGATAGCTGATGGCAAAATTCTTCTTCCTAAAGTGAGTAAAGACAGACATGTTCATATTCTTTCCCCGCATTTAAAACAGGACACCTCTTTTGTTTAATGGAACCTACACGGCTGTTCTTCTGATGTTGTTTAGAAAACAACAATATGCAGTCACAGTTGCTGAATATGTTTAATTCACTGCAGGCACACATGGTACATACATGCAGTGGAGCAAATATATGTGCCTTCATCATTCACAACTGTACAAGAAGCATGCATGCTGCGTCCCACACCAAAACAAGATATATTACATGTAAAGTGGCTCTCAGGACAAAGTTTCCTACTGTCTGTGTAGCAGACAGGCTGTCCAGCTTTATATACATGTGATGAAATCAGGTCTGGCTTACCCAGAACGTAACAGCTAAATCCCATCCAGACTTAGCACCTTGTTGTGCTAATATCTGGGGGTTTTCTGCAAGGGAACCTATCTCACTCTCTGCATGAGGTAACTGTTTAGTTCTCACAAGCAAAGAGGAGGTAGTAAAATGATTTGTTGGATATTACCATGtgcttttttaattatgtttttactgtaactcTAATTCACTTCTGAAAACAGAAGCTGTTAATAATAATGAAGGTAAAGATTGTTCATGTTTATTTGAAATGAAAGAAGACTGGTGATCCAAAGTTTAACCACTCTCCCTCTCCTTACTTATGAGGACATCCCTTGGTATGAGAGGCTCTCCTTTGAACATGGGATCAAATCCATAGCTCTCAGAAGATCTGATGTCAGAACCGGGAAAGGAATGCAAGGCTTCCTGTTCTCATGTCACTTTTACTCATGTCCCTTCAAACATCATTCCCCTCCTAGATATGAAAACAGAAGCTCTATCTCTCAGCTCCACCTTCACTGACCTCCTTTTTTCATTTAGTGGAAAAGTAGCATGGGAGCTAAAAGTTGGGACCACCCAGTTCCATATTTTCTATCCTCTTCCCAGACTCACCCATTGAGGTCAAATGCCCTGATGAGGATGTGCTGCAATACATCCAGTGAGGTGATCTGTGGATCCACAGCAAAGGTACGGAACTCAGGTTGCAAGAAGCCTTCACATTTCTGAAAGGATTACAAAAAGTAAGCAGGACCAAAGAACCAACCCTATAACTTGGAGCCAGCAGAGATCCAGTGATTTAGAGGTCGGGGGAAACAAGTTCAGAATGCCATCCAACTATAATCTCTTAATTTCCCTATTGACAGAAATAAAAAGTTTGTCTCCAAATCTCCACACCACCAGCAACACACACTGCTTTTCTACCACAATGATACTAAGTTCTAAGGGGTCGTTCTACTCACAGTGAAAGCAGCCCTTTAAATGCTATCTATATATACCAAACACATAAGCCTGATACTTTACAGACCAAAGAACAGATCCTTCCCCTAGGATAACCCTAATGAGAGAGGAACAACGAATGGTTCTATTGTTAGTGTATTAATACACAAAGGGGATAGTTCACTGACCATGAACTGATGCAATTCCATTTACATCAATGGAGTTACAGCAAGCTTGACAATCTCTCTCACAAAAGTAGGCCTTCTGAAGTATATTGGTCAGTGCATCTTGCTTCTTATCAACCTAGACTTCATCAAGGGGCAAATTCAGCTCTTTTACATCAGATTTGCCACTGGAAAGATTACTAGTGGGAAAGGTAGATCTCATACACAGGTGTGTTTCTCAATATTTTGTAACCAGGGATACTGGGGGCCAAACATGTGAGCTGAAACTTACAAAATATTTGAGCTATCGCTCAGCTATTGCAGTATCTACATAGCTACAAGGTTGGCAATAATCCTTCAACATCGCACAAAAGCAAAAGGGtccaaaatggcttttggctaCTTCCATATACAATGTCATCTCTTCCCGCTAACAGAAACAATGGAGTGAGCAGATCTTAACGCAGTCTGGAGTATGGTCCAGATTATATCATTTACAGAAGGTTTACAGCCACAGAGACATAGTCCTACCTATGTCTGATGGGtggtgtacaaataataaatttattattattagcaaagcAGTGGCTTCCAATTAAAAAACTAACTGCACAACCCTAAGCATATTACTTCGATAATCCCACTGAATCAATCAACATACTTCCAACGTGAGTAAACAAGCTTTACCAGGAAACAAGCCAGTGAACTCAGTTGAACCTATCCCCAACCATGCTTACATCAGTCTGCCAAAATAACACTTTTGACTAGTATAAAACCAAATACAGAAATACTTCAGTTCTCAAATGAAATCCGTTCCAAAAGCCCATTCGTCTTAAGAGAGGcacggcttcccattggttgcaagagtttcttgcactcagcagaagccgtGTCACACGTTCaggttctgaaaaacgttcaaaaacggaAACATTtatttccgggtttttggcatttgagaaccaaaacATATGATGATGGAGGCGTTcgggaaccgaggttccactgcacTAATTACATTACTAACAGAAAAATTTAAGAGGAGAAATATTTGCCCAAAATGTAATCTAAATATCTATATACTGTCAAAGTAACAGGTGCTAGAAACCTAACAAGAGAAGCAGGTGCAGCTACTGCAAACTGGACAATCTGAGtataaaatatgtgttttataGATCAGTGTGTTATAGATtatctgtatctgaagaagagtGCATCACACGAAACTCATACCTAAAactactcagttggtctctaaggtgctacattataattttaaaacccttttggaaggattcttttaaagactttcttagatcatataacttttttgaagacttgattcttttaagggagtttttaggtttttaagaagagtcttTATAACTAGCTTCTAAAAGaactgttttaatttatttcgactatggcagaccaacacagctacctacttgAATATAGATTAGTACAACCATTAGGGacaaagtcatagaattgtagagtcgggagAAACCCAAGAGTTATCAAGTTGTCcttattttggaaagtgtgtAACTGAAGGCATTCTTCTTGTGAAGAAGAAATCATCTCCAAATCTGTAAGCGGTTGTGTATAGTGAATCAACAATTGTGAACTCATTCTCTTTGTTCTTCTACGAAATGAAATACAGTTCCTTTACATTATTTTACACTCATAGATTGTCTGCAGCTACTATTAAATTTAGTAAAGTTTCTTAGAGTAATAAAGCACTAGGAAGTGTGAATTCCCACTGCACGCTGAGAGCAAGTTAATCTCTTTCTCCACATCTAAGTTCCTAAAATGTCACTAATAACTGTGTAAAAGAGTCAACACACTACTTGTTATTTGTATCCACCAAGGAGGCCACTCACAATTTGACAGCAATGAGCGGTACATCAAGTTGAAAGAAAGCGGCTCCAACTCTTTGAGAACTAGAAGTATGGCTACTGTAAACAACTGTTTGGTGTGATGTCTGCATTGAGGCAATGACTTGTGCAAGACAGTAAGTTCAAAGGCTGAGCAGGAATTTGCCCCTGCTCAGCTTTAGCCCAGGAGTGGGAAACGTGTGGCCCTTTAGCAATGCCATggtccagcatggccagtggccatggGTGATGGGGGTCGTAGTTCAGCAGCATACCTGAAAGACCGCTTTCTTCCCTTACAGATCCTCCCAGGCGTCAAGATCGGCAGAGGGGAGTCTTTGGGTAGTGccactg
This portion of the Podarcis raffonei isolate rPodRaf1 chromosome 17, rPodRaf1.pri, whole genome shotgun sequence genome encodes:
- the TBC1D25 gene encoding TBC1 domain family member 25 isoform X2, coding for MEWQKQSKCEGFLQPEFRTFAVDPQITSLDVLQHILIRAFDLNGKKNFAISYLGRDKQGQESYLSLMSDWDLGMAFAGASKPYLQLKIDIKPSEDSPLLEDWDIISPKDVISTDLLLVEKRSLAAAALPFTQSIISQVGRTLSKVQQALSWSYGEDVKPFKPPLSDSEFHTYLNHEGQLTRPAELRLRIFHGGVEPSLRKVVWRYLLNVYPDGLTGQERMDYMKRKTREYEQLKGEWEARASPEDLDFIRSNVLKDVLRTDRTHPYYAGSDDNPHLTALHDLLTTYAVTHPQISYCQGMSDIASPILAVMDNEAHAFICFCGIMKRLEGNFQVDGEVMSVKFSHLKLLLRHSDPEFYSYLLSRGADDLFFCYRWLLLELKREFAFEDALRMLEVTWSSFPPDPPEKEVELVGPPARPGDSSQPVRRRHMLRPACSFEAAGDQPCQGAVSDEKTLVKQSSFGEFKYYSTHNEDSSEDDPSPRFQRSVEEDEDCSNEQDPLIQTTNVAKSFSAPSLRALTPPSRDSASSSTNGNEESQSDEEKGDSVVHTPSSPSRGTAAPSPVAAVSLPPPQEFGRGNPFVLFLCLAILLEHRDHIIKNNMDYNELAMHFDRLVRRHNLNKILHRAKALFANYLQSEVWDSEEGDEAAAESPAAL
- the TBC1D25 gene encoding TBC1 domain family member 25 isoform X1; the encoded protein is MAAAAAGAPGGGGAGAPEEEEHEVVRVRVKKCEGFLQPEFRTFAVDPQITSLDVLQHILIRAFDLNGKKNFAISYLGRDKQGQESYLSLMSDWDLGMAFAGASKPYLQLKIDIKPSEDSPLLEDWDIISPKDVISTDLLLVEKRSLAAAALPFTQSIISQVGRTLSKVQQALSWSYGEDVKPFKPPLSDSEFHTYLNHEGQLTRPAELRLRIFHGGVEPSLRKVVWRYLLNVYPDGLTGQERMDYMKRKTREYEQLKGEWEARASPEDLDFIRSNVLKDVLRTDRTHPYYAGSDDNPHLTALHDLLTTYAVTHPQISYCQGMSDIASPILAVMDNEAHAFICFCGIMKRLEGNFQVDGEVMSVKFSHLKLLLRHSDPEFYSYLLSRGADDLFFCYRWLLLELKREFAFEDALRMLEVTWSSFPPDPPEKEVELVGPPARPGDSSQPVRRRHMLRPACSFEAAGDQPCQGAVSDEKTLVKQSSFGEFKYYSTHNEDSSEDDPSPRFQRSVEEDEDCSNEQDPLIQTTNVAKSFSAPSLRALTPPSRDSASSSTNGNEESQSDEEKGDSVVHTPSSPSRGTAAPSPVAAVSLPPPQEFGRGNPFVLFLCLAILLEHRDHIIKNNMDYNELAMHFDRLVRRHNLNKILHRAKALFANYLQSEVWDSEEGDEAAAESPAAL